Sequence from the Amaranthus tricolor cultivar Red isolate AtriRed21 chromosome 16, ASM2621246v1, whole genome shotgun sequence genome:
tttcaaactattttaaaacaattaacCTCGGTTAGAATTTTATTCGACAGTATTCGATTTTGTTCTGAATTTGCCTCTTAACTAATAAgcttaaaaataatactaaatgtAGCATGATatcatcaccaaaataaattactatttagatatttgttaaaaaataatctaacttaATAGTTTTTGCATATTAAGTCTGAATTTAGGCTAATTAAATACTTacgatttttgtaattatagGAGAAGGCCAGCAACTTGGCAGAACAGGCTAACGAGACTGCTCAATCCGCCAAGGAATCATGCCAAgaggtttattttttatttttttttatttttttattttttttacactaCTAGTAAAAcactataacataatatatttttttagtggaatatatttagtgacatttaatttaaatgttaccACTTAAAAATTCTaatgatatatataatagatttagtgacatttattagaatctttaacaatataaaaaaatcatactaaaacttttcgcgacataaaataataacatttctcttaaatgtcactatagtcttaaattattttttttgaagtgaaatttttcatatttttacaTATAATAAAGGGCCCAATTTTATAAGatcgtaaaaataaatttggctTCAAAAGTTTTTACTCTGCCCCTGCCTATCCCTCTCGTTCTCTTAGCTTACCGAAAAAACTAGTTTGAATGTGAGAATAATCAGGTGTTatacatgttagagtatataacatatcttagggccttaaccatcagtttaagcttttgattgaattgattagtcgacatggtatcagagctagtGTGATAAGAGGTCACAAGTTCAAATTTCAACcgccaattcaaccaaaagcttaagttgatggttgaaacattaagatatgttatatattccaacaatccaaattaatatatataccacattCTCCAAGAAAATCCCAAGTTTGATTCTCGCTACTTCCTCCCCTAACCTTAATTTGCATGCCCTCAACTTATTTGTTCATTATTACAGGCTGGATCAAAAATGCAAGATAAGGCATCAGGGGCGGTGGAAGCAGTTAAGGATTCCATGAGCACCGAAGACAAGCACTAATCCaacctaataataatttaagtactcTAATGAAGTTCTAAGCATTTACATAATTCACTAATTAAAtatgtgaatttttttatttttagtaattttacattatatagtTTGTTTGGATTTTTCATGTCCCATTTATGTTCTTAGGTgttaattaattgtaatttttccCATCTTGAATAAAGATCTAGCAAAGCTTGTTATTTGCTATTTTGAGATGAtagattaatttattataaattaaatatcctatgatttaaatttatgtttcaaATATGAAGCTTTTTCACTTTTCGTATTTCTTTAGTTATACCCGATTGAGCTTCAAAATGATGATAGACTATTTATATCAATAAAAGTTTATCTTCATTTCAAGAGAGTTAATTTGTTAAGAACTCTGAAATTAGACGTGCGCGATAAAGAATAATTTTATGATTGGTGAATGGTGACCTCTTGAAGTTTATCTTCTCATGTGCTCACGAATGATACTTTCGTCTTTATCATAACTTTGCCAACAACTGGTGAAGAGACAAATTTTTTAGTATACAACTgtcattttacaatttttatgatttaagtTCAACAAATAAAAGCAACTCAATTATAGGGAGAGaataactaaaataattttttaaaaaattttttatgttatacattataatatcaaattaggaatgaaattattatttaataacttaaaaaacaaaacaaaaagaaagcaATTAGATACACTTACATCTTTATCATAACTTTGCCGACATTAGGTGAACTGACAAATACCAAACTTCATAAAAAATAGCTCAATTGGTTAGAGTGTATGGCTGTTAACCACAAGGTTGGAGGTTCAAACCCTTTGATAATTTTTATCTTGGCATGCATTTATTTGCAAATCTCTCTCAACTCTCGAGTGCCGTAATGATAGATATTGAAAAAATTGTCATTCAATTGTACTTTTTTGTATGTTTGATAAACGCTTGTGATGGAGTTTGGGAGGGTTAGATGTACGTAATTTTAcccttattaatgataaaattaataaagatattattttcgATTGATCCTTGGTGAAAATTGGTGAAAAACGTTATGTGCAACCTCACATAAATAAGATGTGCACATGTTTTAATAAGTCATTTTACTTTAATctattataatccaaaacccaaaaactataaatctttgaccTCATCGAAATAAAAGACATGATACACTATACAAACTAACAAAGATGTTGTAATCGATTGATCCTTGGTAGAAAACGTTAGTGTACAACTTCACTTAAATAAGAAGTACAcataatttaatgagtcattttactttaatctattataatttaaaacccAAAAACTATAAATCGTTGATCTCATCGAAATAAAAGACATAATATATACAACAATATATTTCATTACTTGGATAAGAAAAAGTACCATACAACCAAATAAAATTTGGATTAACCATTACCTTAGaagaaactttaattattttatttacaaatcaaAAGACAGTCACAAAAGATTACAATTCAATCCCATTTACATTGAATTTGATgtgtatgcttgaaattatacTTCATTATCAAAATCCCATCAATCCTCCTAATCAAAAAAGTCTCAACCAAAACATAACAACCAAATCTTCTCCATTTCCTATccccttttccttttcttctaaTCCTATCAATTCTTTGCACTCTAACATCATGTTCTTGATCTTCTATCCAACCTCTTTCCACTTGTATTCCTCTCATGGCTTCAAAAACCGCTAAACTTAATCCAAACTTGACCCGATTACCATTCCCCAAATTGCTAGGGACTGTGAGACATACAAATCCTAGCATAGGGTTTACTTCTATCATGGCTTCTGCCCCATAAACTAAAGCTTCTTCTCTTTTTACCAATACATCAGTCACAATAGTTTCATCTTCTTCGTTGCTTTTATTCTCTTGTGAATATATTTCTTCCCAATATTGCTCCAAGGTTACCTCATAGAACATTGATTTCTTCATATGCCTCCACAACTTAGCCTCTTCCCTACATTCAAATGAAAATGCATATTTAAACAATGTACTTGGAGCCAACATTATTATTTCTTTGCTTTTAGATTACAGCATaatatagtaaaatgactcGTTAAGTTATGTGCACTTCTATCGTATGACTGTGTAGCGTACATCTAACTCTTAAATCGTTCCTAAATGAGAGCTATTTAATGACATTGATGCTAATGAATGTTGTGAAAGAAAGCACAATGATGATCAAATATAAATCTTATtgttgtcaaggaaccaactaaaccaaaagcttaaattgaTGGGTGAgccccataatatgttatatactctgacACGCCCTCTCACCTGAGATCCTTTTGGGCTAAAAGTGTGTATGCAGTACAAACCCATTTCATATCTGGCAATAGATTCTACTTTAAATGAGAGGTGGTAGGGATTCAaatccgtgacctcttgtcatgttggctctgataccatgacaaaaatcaactcaatcaaagcttaaactgatagtTTAggcccaaaatatgttatatactataaaaattaaattcatggCCAACAATCATTATTCACGGCTTCTCAAAAGTTAGAATATTTAGTGTCATATATAAAGTATaaaactaattatatataacCTTAAACTTATGATAGAGTTAGTCAATCTGTCAAGCAGCAACAACAATTccaaagccttaatctcaaAATATAGAATCGACTACATGACCCAATAGATCATTTAGCCAGCTAGTCATGTAGAATAGATCAATAAGTTTCATGCTTTTACCTTAGGAACAAGAAAGGGCAATACCATCGGCCTAAAATTTCCGCAGCACGTTGATTCCGAGATGGTAATGGGTAAGAAGGAGGTGGAGGAAGAGATGCTTGAACAGACTCATCAAGGCCTAATGCATCCTGTAGTTTTCCTCGAATTGAGCGATGAACTCGAATCAGCCACCCTTTTTTACGCAAGAATCTTGGAGGAACACCATCATAAGCCACAGATTTTGCATAAAAGCCACCACCATGGTAACGCCGGATCTCAAATTGTTGGTATACATCTCTATAATCAAATGGTCTTGGTTTTACATCATGTATCATGTTTTTGTAGCAGCAAGAGCACATGTCTGATTTTTTTGAACTTGTGCATGCTTTCCTAAATTAGCAAGGACACATGCTAAAGAATTAATGCATATAGTTATAATCATCAAATTATAAGTAAACAAAGAGAAAGAACAATATATCTAGTACAAAAATCTTGTGGGTTTAATCAAATGCTCAAGATATGGTATCAAAGCCAACGTGACCAAAAGATTATGCGTTTAAATCTCGACTACCCCTTAAATTCAAGCTATAATGGGATATTCAACATCAGGTATAGGAGGGCATGTGTTGCATCACACTTTTAGCCCAAAGAGCTCTCGTATGAGAGggcgtattagagtatataacatattttgggggcctcaattatcaatttaagcttttggttgagtaaGTTCCTTGACAATACAAACAACGAGCAAGAGAAAATTCATGCTTTGTGTTATTGGTGAGAAACAAACCCAATAATTTTACAAGAGCAAAAAGAAAATTTCTCAATCATCATTAGACTAATCCATAATTTtcggaaattaaaaaaaaaaaaaaaaatccacatAATCATTGAATTGTATCTTGGATTCTATAGGATGAATATACAAGTAAGACTATGTTATTAGTAATATATGCTTTTTTAGGAGATAATTATGAAACaaataattggtttaatttcaATCCAAAAGTAGGCTAATAATAGTACATGGTCAAAAGTTTGCTGGTTAATTAGTGATTCCTTCTTTagtcctttttttttctttaatttctttcaactctcttttactttattattatcttttgaAGCACCAATTAGCATATTATCTCCCACCACAGACGACTCGAAAAAGAGCGGAGGcgaagtttttaatttttggtgaGAAGAGAATgacttatttttcattttaacatCTCAAAAAGATTAATTGGTGCAgatgaaaattttatattatttgttcaattttgttgtgttgatagcaaaatcaataaatattatcattaatttaaaattagagtgaaaataatttattggtcAAATATCCGATAAATTTTActctacatttttatttttacgaGACGTGGCTGATCTTCACCCACTAATAGCTCTACCTATGAAAAAGAGTGAAAATTTTCACTTATCATCTACTATACTATGGATTATCATAAATAAGAATTGCTATTTGATTCCTTATTGCTTTGTCGTAAGAGGGTACAAGTATGGTCCATCCACTATCGTTTCCCTCGAATCTTACGTGTGGGAATGCTAAATTGATGAATATTATACATACGTTGAACTAAGAATTGCACAAAATTTTATGAGTAATTAAACTATAATTTACTATAACCACGCAATAATAGCTCCGCCCCTGAAGAAGAGAAGAACAGAGTAGAGGTTGCAAAGTAAAAAGGAAATTCTCACTATTCATCTACAAACAATTATCCatgtaaaaagaaaaatattgagGGTGTTTGAAAAATGACTGATAGTTGATTAAAATGACTTATTTTGACCAATGATTTTAAATCCGCTGCTATCTAATTTAGCAAACACCAGCATTAGATTGTTTGACCACCATATCCTcaatttgtatcaaaataagctaaaactatccaataaattattttaccaaacaccccATTAATTCAAAtcgataaaaaaatatttcttctAACTCTatataaacaagaaaaacacataatcaattgaAGGAGCACTAAACTATATATAGTTCATTAAAATGAGAAACATGATGAAAGTAGTACATCTAGGGTGAGATAGAGACTTACCCTTTGTGATGGCCTTTGGCACGTATGATATAGTACCTATGAGCAGATAAAGGCTCCCCAACAACAGGAAGGAACCACACTTTAGTAACACTAGGTTCTCTAAATTCAGATGAATGAACAATTGATAAAAATTTGTTCTGAGGAAAGGGCAAATTCTTAATGTTCTTATAATCACAACCACCCCAACAATAAGTATCAAACTCTTCTGATTCTTCATCTGTTATAACTAATACACCTGTATTTGGTGCATAATCAGGTGCCCTTAATGATAAGCTACTGGGATCTTTCCTGTACAATGATAGACCCCTTGTAACATACATatcctaaattaattaaatcacaAAATCactctattttatttttggggattaattttgattgtttttttttttttttttttttttttttttgtgatattaCATTTAGGTTTTTGCAAATATATATGGGGATATTGTCCATTTGCAGGTACATGTAATGCATATATcatctttaatttaattaagtggttatcttttttatactttattgtAAACTTTGGTATGAAACTTTAATCTTTTTATCCTGGGAGTCATTTCAATTAGATATATTCTCTCCTCTCTTTTATTTAACATTATCTTTCCCTTTCAATCCACAAGACTGTTTTAGTTATTTTgcgttatttttatttttgaataatgacatacaatttcttttaattttattcatacattataattctcttttaatttcattcacacaaTTCATTCTATCTTTCATTTACACCaaatcattttcttaaaaaatatcaGTTTTCTCTTTTTAACTATCCATAGggatttaaaaatatatctatacgtatatgtatttctttgattttgctatattttcatATTGAGTGATCTAtttaatttgctatatttttatttttagttgtggtctcgttttttctttttcaatattaTATGCAGATTTATTCTCCTTTTTTTTCATCCCACTTTATTTCATAGAGTTTGCAACATTTTGCTTTTTAGTATGTCTTATTAGTCTgactatatttctatttttgattataaattgcattttttctttaatttgtatcaCACATTTAGCTTTTACTTTTATCTGATTTACATATTTTTCTCACTTTTCTATAAAGcaattcacattttttttaattaatttttcttccttttatcgatttaaaaaaaattaattattgcaAATCCATAGAAAAAACTTAGGGAGCGAGTATTTTctatctatttaatttttatttgattctcCCACAATTCTAAACCAAATCTTATTATAGCATTGAAGGGGGAAAAATAGAATTGGGTGATTGAAGTAGAATTCCTTAGAGATGAAGATACAAGGATAGTGCAAGTTCTTTAAAGTTTGTGGATAATTTTATGCATCTTAGTGGGTCATATCATATGAGCTTTAATCAAAGTGTTCCAAAGACACTActagaaaacaaaacaaacctaCATTTTCATGCATATCCCCTAATGACCAATACTTTTAGCAACTACTTGACTTGTTAatatttgttaatattttatattgatttttatattgatttagTTGTATCGTTGTATATTATCCAAAgattaagaaataataaaatcatCTGACTTAtgcaaataatatattaaagtaCAATTGAAATATGAAGATgtcaataaaagaaaatagtggtaccgatataaaataatatagacgaaTTAGAAAAAGTCGTAAAAGTCTCTTATTTTGGAGGGAGtaagtttatattgattttcttttgcTAGTTTGCTTGTGAGAACTTAAAGAGTTTTAgtgatttttagttatttacaAGAGTATTTCATATTTTGGAGTGACCCACATAAAAAATTGATAACCATACAGTATGCCATATAGTTTAGAGTTTTAATAATGATAGTAAATACCTTCTCCGTTCAAAATACTTGTAATATTTGTTCTTTTATACAGTTCAAtgtactaatttaattcttaatatctctaattatgtataataaaaaaattataaaaatttgattacTAATCTTTGCATGGacatgaatcaaataagattccacttgactacgttttaacttataaattaaaaattaattacaaattaagagagataaataaatagtataaGCATTTTCGATGTTACAAGTAGATTAGAAGGGAGAAAGTATAACATGAAAATTTTAGGACATAACATGGCTAGAAGCCGAGGTGAGGGAAGGGTAGATGGGGAATCACCTCAAACTTTTTTCGtcgatataaaatataattctattATGCAAATTTTTTACCGCTTTAAAATTTATAGGATTACTATTAATTCAACaataaagttgttttttttatcaataaaaggattaaaaatttaaatcttcaactttcttttcgttttctattctaagctttttttttggctgaaaaaataatactataaacttttacttttaaaattttaattcaaattcTGCTAttggttaaattttttttttctcacttgAGAAAACTATATACAAACCGATTCCATTGAACACGTGTTTGTAATTAATCTTTGAATTTTGCTATTTAAATCATTTCCTTAATATTTGGATTAAACATCAATTTTTAACATACATGTGTTATGATCACATTCTAAAAAATATGAACCACCCTTTTTTATGTCAAGCtttactataaattaaaatcattaattatttgaaaaaaatcatCCAAGCTTCAAACCTAAAGagtttaatacaaattaaaatctttttttcaaTCTAAAAACAAATTCAATTTAGTGAAAATGAATACCGAGAACGCCAGTTACCATGCCGGTCAAGCCAAGGCCACAACCGAGGTAAATTTTCATCAAGtcctctcttgagagaccatttTTTGTAAAAATGGTTCTTAAGAGCCCAGTTCAAATCCTATATttagttaatattttttttttaaatagaaaaactGTTGTCCCCTCTTGgggtttttttaaatttgaaatatgggCTGGCCCATATAAGAGAGGTCTTTTGTAGAGACCGTCTCAACAAAGGTTTTGCGAATTTTCTAAACTTTTGCATTTTCGCCAATATTATATCGTCTTTTTCagataaaattttttgattaattttcaactattctttttctttcctcaacctattttataataaaaaaattataacctAAACGGTATTCAATTAATGtacattttaactatttaattCATAATTACTCTTCTAATTGAaacataattcaacattttccTCTTAACCTTTtcagaaattaatttaaatcatTCCGTTTATAAAAAAGTCACATTAATTTACATTAAAGAATTTAAAAGCAaattcataataacaataatgatcaAATAACACTGCACCTAATGTTACCTTCAtataaattagaattatttttttcatttctccttaattattttcaataatgGGGATG
This genomic interval carries:
- the LOC130802337 gene encoding uncharacterized protein LOC130802337, which codes for MYVTRGLSLYRKDPSSLSLRAPDYAPNTGVLVITDEESEEFDTYCWGGCDYKNIKNLPFPQNKFLSIVHSSEFREPSVTKVWFLPVVGEPLSAHRYYIIRAKGHHKGKACTSSKKSDMCSCCYKNMIHDVKPRPFDYRDVYQQFEIRRYHGGGFYAKSVAYDGVPPRFLRKKGWLIRVHRSIRGKLQDALGLDESVQASLPPPPSYPLPSRNQRAAEILGRWYCPFLFLREEAKLWRHMKKSMFYEVTLEQYWEEIYSQENKSNEEDETIVTDVLVKREEALVYGAEAMIEVNPMLGFVCLTVPSNLGNGNRVKFGLSLAVFEAMRGIQVERGWIEDQEHDVRVQRIDRIRRKGKGDRKWRRFGCYVLVETFLIRRIDGILIMKYNFKHTHQIQCKWD